The following proteins come from a genomic window of Montipora foliosa isolate CH-2021 unplaced genomic scaffold, ASM3666993v2 scaffold_249, whole genome shotgun sequence:
- the LOC137986603 gene encoding uncharacterized protein, with translation MAASENQSVFDDFTENLPRAKRDLVLRFVKDQEALQTSQVDLKIVDDEILDLIESAFVAKGEDTKVNCSDEDKSLADHKIKRPLTRQLSNLNLDHGNTTNTPIEAIFAPRPPSGRPRARTRSSSRKVASRCSVDYSDEQNRTEAQKTESLNYRSRDVINRESKETRELNISSKTSSSDDTESRTNLKLSWPAAQQCFSRKNFVPLQKQLVCEGEDVSNYYRSHLENSSEVLRPQSSQSLQRIKPEEILTGRISSASGGDRITCNASSLTKSALYAKKLHKCSRGRTYINFNRLDAQVAFERPLGLEHVHPSDIPLYRSSSAASSNAPYAFVHVPPIGREGPAPSSS, from the coding sequence ATGGCTGCTTCGGAGAATCAGTCTGTCTTTGACGATTTCACCGAGAATCTGCCCAGGGCAAAACGCGATTTGGTTTTGCGTTTCGTGAAGGATCAAGAAGCTCTTCAAACTTCCCAGGTGGATTTGAAAATCGTTGACGATGAAATTCTCGACTTAATCGAATCAGCCTTTGTTGCCAAGGGCGAAGATACAAAGGTAAATTGCTCCGATGAGGACAAAAGTCTGGCCGATCATAAAATTAAACGACCTTTAACGCGTCAATTGTCGAACTTAAACTTGGACCATGGAAACACGACCAACACTCCGATAGAAGCGATCTTCGCACCTCGTCCTCCGTCGGGACGACCTCGCGCCCGTACGCGTTCGTCGTCAAGGAAAGTAGCAAGTCGGTGTTCGGTCGACTACTCCGACGAACAGAATCGGACAGAAGCTCAGAAAACTGAGTCTTTGAATTATCGCTCTCGGGATGTCATCAATCGGGAATCTAAAGAAACAAGGGAATTAAATATCTCGTCAAAAACTTCCAGCTCCGATGACACGGAATCGAGAACTAACTTAAAACTATCCTGGCCGGCGGCACAGCAATGCTTTTCGAGAAAAAATTTCGTCCCCCTACAAAAGCAGTTAGTTTGCGAAGGTGAGGACGTTTCGAACTACTACCGTTCGCACTTGGAGAACTCTTCTGAAGTTCTCCGGCCTCAATCAAGCCAAAGCTTACAGCGTATTAAACCCGAAGAAATCCTTACCGGTAGAATATCTTCTGCCAGCGGAGGTGATCGAATAACGTGTAACGCGTCTTCGCTGACAAAATCCGCCTTGTACGCAAAGAAACTTCACAAGTGCTCCCGAGGAAGAACGTATATTAATTTCAACAGACTCGACGCGCAGGTAGCATTCGAGAGGCCGCTTGGGTTGGAACATGTGCATCCATCAGATATACCTCTTTATCGAAGTAGTTCCGCGGCTTCTTCCAACGCCCCTTACGCCTTTGTTCATGTGCCCCCCATTGGAAGAGAAGGGCCGGCGCCTTCAAGTAGTTAG